A single window of Rana temporaria chromosome 1, aRanTem1.1, whole genome shotgun sequence DNA harbors:
- the PCDH7 gene encoding protocadherin-7 isoform X3: protein MRTLWGCCAFLLRLSLTLAASNKLLKYRIAEEGQPDIRIGNVGSDISIVAGSGEVTFSLESGSDFFKIDNMTGELSTNERRIDREKLPQCQMIFDENECFIDFEVSVIGPSQSWVELFEGRVVILDINDNTPTFPSPVLTLTVEENRPVGTLYLLPTATDRDFGRNGIERYELIPDAGESLFVSGRRGGGESVLYPGKRRMETDGRSSVFELQVADTSDGEKQPQLIVKGALDREQRDSYELTLRVRDGGEQPRSSQSILRVLITDVNDNSPRFEKSVYEADLTENSAPGTPILQLKATDYDVGVNGQIEYVFGAATEAVRRQLRLDENSGWLSVMHKIDREEVNQLRFTVMARDRGQPPKTDKATVILNIKDENDNVPLIDIRKIGRIPVKDGMASVTEDVLVDTPIALVQVSDRDQGENGVVTCTVVGDVPFQLKPASDSEGDQNKKKYFLHTSAPLDYENVKEYNVIIVAVDSGSPSLSSNNSLLVKVVDTNDNPPVFSQPVVEVAFPENNVPGERVATVIATDADSGKNAEIAYSLEQSVAGVFSIHPDSGDITANIVLDREDNDRYEFKVVAKDKGLPTTMQGTATVVVQVADTNDNDPKFMQEVFNFYVKENLQPNSPVGMVTVMDADKGRNAEMSLFIEEDNGIFKIENNTGTICSTVSFDMEQQTSYTFKVKAVDGGDPPRSATATVSLFVMDENDNAPIITSPINSSYTVVPPSSGVRTVVATVVAMDTDSGVNKELNFSIVGGNPFKLFEINPASGVVSLIGKLASKHYGLHRLVIQVNDSGQPPQSTTALVHVFINETVFNASVVDSQIARSLHTPLTQDIAGDPSYEMSKQRLSIVIGVVAGIMTVILIILVVVMARYCRAKSNNGYEAGKKDHEDFFTPQQHDKSKKPKKDKKNKKSKQPLYSSIVTVEASKPNGQRYDSVNEKLSDSPSMGRYRTVNGGPASPDLARHYKSSSPLPTVQLHPQSPTAGKKHQAVQDLPPANTFVGAGDNISIGSDHCSEYSCQTNNKYSKQVTAHSSCEPQLRS from the coding sequence ATGAGGACCTTATGGGGTTGCTGCGCGTTCCTGCTGCGGCTGTCGCTGACTCTGGCCGCCTCCAACAAGCTGCTGAAGTACCGGATCGCCGAGGAAGGGCAGCCCGACATCAGGATCGGTAACGTGGGTTCGGATATCAGCATAGTGGCCGGTTCCGGCGAGGTGACCTTCAGCCTGGAGTCCGGTTCCGACTTCTTCAAGATAGACAACATGACCGGAGAGCTGAGCACCAACGAGCGCCGCATAGACCGGGAGAAGCTGCCGCAGTGTCAGATGATCTTCGATGAGAACGAATGCTTCATTGACTTCGAGGTGTCGGTGATCGGTCCTTCGCAGAGCTGGGTGGAGCTGTTCGAAGGCAGGGTGGTCATCCTGGACATTAACGACAACACCCCGACCTTCCCGTCCCCGGTGCTCACCCTGACCGTGGAGGAGAACCGGCCGGTGGGGACCCTCTACCTGCTGCCCACCGCCACAGACCGCGACTTCGGCCGTAACGGCATCGAACGCTACGAGCTGATCCCGGACGCCGGGGAGAGCCTGTTCGTGTCCGGGCGCCGGGGCGGCGGGGAGAGCGTCCTCTACCCGGGCAAGAGACGGATGGAGACGGACGGCAGGAGCAGCGTGTTCGAGCTGCAGGTAGCCGACACCTCCGACGGGGAGAAGCAGCCGCAGCTCATCGTTAAGGGGGCTCTGGACCGGGAACAGCGGGACTCGTATGAACTGACCCTCCGGGTCCGGGACGGCGGGGAACAACCCCGCTCCTCACAGTCCATCCTCCGGGTCCTCATCACCGATGTCAATGATAACAGCCCCCGATTCGAGAAGAGCGTGTACGAGGCGGACCTGACGGAGAACAGCGCCCCGGGGACCCCCATCCTGCAGCTCAAGGCCACCGATTACGATGTCGGGGTGAACGGGCAGATCGAGTATGTGTTCGGCGCGGCCACCGAGGCGGTGAGGCGGCAGCTCCGATTGGACGAGAACTCGGGCTGGCTGAGCGTCATGCATAAGATAGACCGCGAGGAGGTCAATCAGCTCCGCTTCACCGTCATGGCCCGGGACCGCGGCCAGCCCCCGAAGACCGACAAAGCCACAGTCATCCTCAATATCAAGGATGAGAACGATAATGTGCCGCTGATTGACATCAGGAAGATCGGCCGCATCCCGGTGAAGGATGGCATGGCCAGTGTGACCGAGGATGTCTTGGTGGACACCCCTATCGCCCTGGTGCAGGTGTCTGATAGGGACCAGGGCGAGAATGGAGTGGTCACCTGCACCGTGGTTGGGGATGTCCCCTTCCAACTCAAACCGGCCAGTGACAGCGAGGGGGATCAAAATAAGAAGAAGTATTTCCTGCACACCTCAGCCCCCCTGGACTATGAGAACGTCAAGGAGTACAATGTCATCATAGTGGCTGTGGACTCTGGTAGCCCCAGCTTGTCCAGCAACAACTCCTTACTGGTAAAGGTGGTGGACACCAATGACAACCCCCCAGTCTTCAGCCAGCCAGTGGTCGAGGTGGCCTTCCCAGAGAACAACGTCCCTGGCGAAAGGGTGGCCACGGTTATAGCCACCGACGCCGACAGTGGCAAGAACGCTGAAATCGCCTACTCCCTGGAGCAGTCGGTGGCTGGGGTTTTCTCCATCCACCCCGACTCCGGGGACATCACCGCCAACATAGTCCTGGACCGAGAGGACAACGACCGATACGAGTTTAAAGTAGTGGCCAAGGATAAGGGTCTGCCCACCACCATGCAAGGCACCGCCACCGTGGTGGTCCAAGTGGCCGACACCAATGACAATGACCCCAAGTTCATGCAGGAGGTCTTTAACTTCTATGTCAAGGAGAACCTTCAACCCAACAGCCCTGTGGGGATGGTGACAGTGATGGACGCAGACAAAGGTCGCAATGCAGAGATGAGTTTGTTCATAGAGGAGGACAATGGCATCTTCAAAATAGAGAACAACACTGGCACCATCTGCTCCACCGTCTCCTTTGACATGGAGCAACAAACTTCTTACACTTTCAAAGTCAAAGCTGTGGATGGTGGGGACCCCCCAAGGTCTGCTACAGCCACAGTTTCCCTCTTTGTCATGGATGAGAATGACAATGCCCCCATCATCACCAGCCCCATCAACAGCTCCTATACTGTGGTTCCCCCTTCCAGTGGTGTCAGGACAGTGGTGGCCACAGTTGTGGCCATGGACACTGACTCTGGAGTCAATAAAGAACTCAACTTTAGCATTGTTGGAggaaacccctttaagctctttgaaATTAACCCGGCCAGTGGGGTGGTTTCTCTCATTGGGAAGCTGGCCTCCAAGCACTATGGCCTTCACCGCTTGGTCATCCAAGTCAATGACAGCGGTCAACCTCCACAGTCCACCACAGCCCTTGTCCATGTGTTCATCAATGAGACTGTCTTCAATGCTTCAGTGGTGGATTCCCAAATTGCCAGAAGTTTGCATACCCCCTTAACCCAGGACATAGCAGGGGACCCCAGCTATGAAATGAGCAAGCAAAGACTGAGCATAGTgattggtgtggtggctggcatCATGACTGTCATCCTGATCATCCTGGTGGTGGTCATGGCACGCTACTGTAGGGCCAAAAGTAACAATGGCTATGAAGCTGGCAAAAAAGATCACGAGGACTTCTTCACACCTCAGCAGCATGACAAATCCAAAAAACCCAAAAaggataagaaaaataaaaagtccaaacaGCCCTTGTATAGCAGCATAGTGACAGTGGAGGCATCAAAGCCAAACGGGCAGAGATATGACAGTGTGAATGAAAAGCTGTCTGACAGCCCCAGCATGGGAAGATACAGAACTGTGAATGGAGGTCCCGCAAGTCCTGACCTAGCAAGGCATTACAAATCTAGTTCCCCGCTACCTACTGTGCAGCTTCATCCCCAGTCACCTACCGCTGGGAAAAAGCACCAGGCTGTGCAAGATTTACCACCAGCCAACACTTTTGTAGGAGCTGGAGACAACATCTCAATTGGATCAGATCACTGTTCTGAGTACAGTTGTCAGACCAATAACAAGTACAGCAAACAG
- the PCDH7 gene encoding protocadherin-7 isoform X4, giving the protein MRTLWGCCAFLLRLSLTLAASNKLLKYRIAEEGQPDIRIGNVGSDISIVAGSGEVTFSLESGSDFFKIDNMTGELSTNERRIDREKLPQCQMIFDENECFIDFEVSVIGPSQSWVELFEGRVVILDINDNTPTFPSPVLTLTVEENRPVGTLYLLPTATDRDFGRNGIERYELIPDAGESLFVSGRRGGGESVLYPGKRRMETDGRSSVFELQVADTSDGEKQPQLIVKGALDREQRDSYELTLRVRDGGEQPRSSQSILRVLITDVNDNSPRFEKSVYEADLTENSAPGTPILQLKATDYDVGVNGQIEYVFGAATEAVRRQLRLDENSGWLSVMHKIDREEVNQLRFTVMARDRGQPPKTDKATVILNIKDENDNVPLIDIRKIGRIPVKDGMASVTEDVLVDTPIALVQVSDRDQGENGVVTCTVVGDVPFQLKPASDSEGDQNKKKYFLHTSAPLDYENVKEYNVIIVAVDSGSPSLSSNNSLLVKVVDTNDNPPVFSQPVVEVAFPENNVPGERVATVIATDADSGKNAEIAYSLEQSVAGVFSIHPDSGDITANIVLDREDNDRYEFKVVAKDKGLPTTMQGTATVVVQVADTNDNDPKFMQEVFNFYVKENLQPNSPVGMVTVMDADKGRNAEMSLFIEEDNGIFKIENNTGTICSTVSFDMEQQTSYTFKVKAVDGGDPPRSATATVSLFVMDENDNAPIITSPINSSYTVVPPSSGVRTVVATVVAMDTDSGVNKELNFSIVGGNPFKLFEINPASGVVSLIGKLASKHYGLHRLVIQVNDSGQPPQSTTALVHVFINETVFNASVVDSQIARSLHTPLTQDIAGDPSYEMSKQRLSIVIGVVAGIMTVILIILVVVMARYCRAKSNNGYEAGKKDHEDFFTPQQHDKSKKPKKDKKNKKSKQPLYSSIVTVEASKPNGQRYDSVNEKLSDSPSMGRYRTVNGGPASPDLARHYKSSSPLPTVQLHPQSPTAGKKHQAVQDLPPANTFVGAGDNISIGSDHCSEYSCQTNNKYSKQSHFMF; this is encoded by the coding sequence ATGAGGACCTTATGGGGTTGCTGCGCGTTCCTGCTGCGGCTGTCGCTGACTCTGGCCGCCTCCAACAAGCTGCTGAAGTACCGGATCGCCGAGGAAGGGCAGCCCGACATCAGGATCGGTAACGTGGGTTCGGATATCAGCATAGTGGCCGGTTCCGGCGAGGTGACCTTCAGCCTGGAGTCCGGTTCCGACTTCTTCAAGATAGACAACATGACCGGAGAGCTGAGCACCAACGAGCGCCGCATAGACCGGGAGAAGCTGCCGCAGTGTCAGATGATCTTCGATGAGAACGAATGCTTCATTGACTTCGAGGTGTCGGTGATCGGTCCTTCGCAGAGCTGGGTGGAGCTGTTCGAAGGCAGGGTGGTCATCCTGGACATTAACGACAACACCCCGACCTTCCCGTCCCCGGTGCTCACCCTGACCGTGGAGGAGAACCGGCCGGTGGGGACCCTCTACCTGCTGCCCACCGCCACAGACCGCGACTTCGGCCGTAACGGCATCGAACGCTACGAGCTGATCCCGGACGCCGGGGAGAGCCTGTTCGTGTCCGGGCGCCGGGGCGGCGGGGAGAGCGTCCTCTACCCGGGCAAGAGACGGATGGAGACGGACGGCAGGAGCAGCGTGTTCGAGCTGCAGGTAGCCGACACCTCCGACGGGGAGAAGCAGCCGCAGCTCATCGTTAAGGGGGCTCTGGACCGGGAACAGCGGGACTCGTATGAACTGACCCTCCGGGTCCGGGACGGCGGGGAACAACCCCGCTCCTCACAGTCCATCCTCCGGGTCCTCATCACCGATGTCAATGATAACAGCCCCCGATTCGAGAAGAGCGTGTACGAGGCGGACCTGACGGAGAACAGCGCCCCGGGGACCCCCATCCTGCAGCTCAAGGCCACCGATTACGATGTCGGGGTGAACGGGCAGATCGAGTATGTGTTCGGCGCGGCCACCGAGGCGGTGAGGCGGCAGCTCCGATTGGACGAGAACTCGGGCTGGCTGAGCGTCATGCATAAGATAGACCGCGAGGAGGTCAATCAGCTCCGCTTCACCGTCATGGCCCGGGACCGCGGCCAGCCCCCGAAGACCGACAAAGCCACAGTCATCCTCAATATCAAGGATGAGAACGATAATGTGCCGCTGATTGACATCAGGAAGATCGGCCGCATCCCGGTGAAGGATGGCATGGCCAGTGTGACCGAGGATGTCTTGGTGGACACCCCTATCGCCCTGGTGCAGGTGTCTGATAGGGACCAGGGCGAGAATGGAGTGGTCACCTGCACCGTGGTTGGGGATGTCCCCTTCCAACTCAAACCGGCCAGTGACAGCGAGGGGGATCAAAATAAGAAGAAGTATTTCCTGCACACCTCAGCCCCCCTGGACTATGAGAACGTCAAGGAGTACAATGTCATCATAGTGGCTGTGGACTCTGGTAGCCCCAGCTTGTCCAGCAACAACTCCTTACTGGTAAAGGTGGTGGACACCAATGACAACCCCCCAGTCTTCAGCCAGCCAGTGGTCGAGGTGGCCTTCCCAGAGAACAACGTCCCTGGCGAAAGGGTGGCCACGGTTATAGCCACCGACGCCGACAGTGGCAAGAACGCTGAAATCGCCTACTCCCTGGAGCAGTCGGTGGCTGGGGTTTTCTCCATCCACCCCGACTCCGGGGACATCACCGCCAACATAGTCCTGGACCGAGAGGACAACGACCGATACGAGTTTAAAGTAGTGGCCAAGGATAAGGGTCTGCCCACCACCATGCAAGGCACCGCCACCGTGGTGGTCCAAGTGGCCGACACCAATGACAATGACCCCAAGTTCATGCAGGAGGTCTTTAACTTCTATGTCAAGGAGAACCTTCAACCCAACAGCCCTGTGGGGATGGTGACAGTGATGGACGCAGACAAAGGTCGCAATGCAGAGATGAGTTTGTTCATAGAGGAGGACAATGGCATCTTCAAAATAGAGAACAACACTGGCACCATCTGCTCCACCGTCTCCTTTGACATGGAGCAACAAACTTCTTACACTTTCAAAGTCAAAGCTGTGGATGGTGGGGACCCCCCAAGGTCTGCTACAGCCACAGTTTCCCTCTTTGTCATGGATGAGAATGACAATGCCCCCATCATCACCAGCCCCATCAACAGCTCCTATACTGTGGTTCCCCCTTCCAGTGGTGTCAGGACAGTGGTGGCCACAGTTGTGGCCATGGACACTGACTCTGGAGTCAATAAAGAACTCAACTTTAGCATTGTTGGAggaaacccctttaagctctttgaaATTAACCCGGCCAGTGGGGTGGTTTCTCTCATTGGGAAGCTGGCCTCCAAGCACTATGGCCTTCACCGCTTGGTCATCCAAGTCAATGACAGCGGTCAACCTCCACAGTCCACCACAGCCCTTGTCCATGTGTTCATCAATGAGACTGTCTTCAATGCTTCAGTGGTGGATTCCCAAATTGCCAGAAGTTTGCATACCCCCTTAACCCAGGACATAGCAGGGGACCCCAGCTATGAAATGAGCAAGCAAAGACTGAGCATAGTgattggtgtggtggctggcatCATGACTGTCATCCTGATCATCCTGGTGGTGGTCATGGCACGCTACTGTAGGGCCAAAAGTAACAATGGCTATGAAGCTGGCAAAAAAGATCACGAGGACTTCTTCACACCTCAGCAGCATGACAAATCCAAAAAACCCAAAAaggataagaaaaataaaaagtccaaacaGCCCTTGTATAGCAGCATAGTGACAGTGGAGGCATCAAAGCCAAACGGGCAGAGATATGACAGTGTGAATGAAAAGCTGTCTGACAGCCCCAGCATGGGAAGATACAGAACTGTGAATGGAGGTCCCGCAAGTCCTGACCTAGCAAGGCATTACAAATCTAGTTCCCCGCTACCTACTGTGCAGCTTCATCCCCAGTCACCTACCGCTGGGAAAAAGCACCAGGCTGTGCAAGATTTACCACCAGCCAACACTTTTGTAGGAGCTGGAGACAACATCTCAATTGGATCAGATCACTGTTCTGAGTACAGTTGTCAGACCAATAACAAGTACAGCAAACAG